ATTGGTATTTTCTTCCAACACACGAttagattttgtgatttccGTTTAGAGAATAATTCTTTGGCAATAAGGTAATGTCTACCTGGCTAAATTTGccattgttttcaaattaatcctGACATCATTCTTAATAACTTGGTCAATACTTGACTCTTAAATGCTATTTTAatgttagaaagaagagaaaaatatATGACTTCAAAAAATAAGTGTTTTTGCCTACaatgattaatatatatacctgtacatataGTATAACTGTATTGAATTTGGGCAAAGTCCCTTTGAAAGTAAACATTCAGTTGTAACTgaaaatatacatatcaaatttagttatatgatatgaaattaatattttttaagagTGATATGAAAAATGGCTACttgataaatgaaaacaataatgcTTTTAACTTTGAAATATACCAATGAAGACTGCATGATCTTCATTTTTGGTCTCATTTATGATCTATTGTATCATAAAATAGCAACAATAACTTCCGTTAGTAATATAAGCTTCGGGTGGTATTGTTGATCACAACACATTTGATGTGAAGCGGAAGTATTTCAACCATCTTCGACATCAGCTCTTGCCTATCCCAACTCATTTCATACCATTCTTGATTTTGAGATTCAAACAGCTGCTTAATCTTGGGCTTGAAGACAGCCAGTTTTTCTGGCTGTCTTCAAACTCTACCATTATAGACGCTCTAACGTAATGCCCTGCATTACTTGCAGCAACCTTAGCATTACAGTTCTTGCAGTGCATTAGGTACTTCTCATCCTCCAACACAGTAAGGAGTTTCGTGTTGTTACATCCTGGTTTATTGCAGGCAAGATACGGATCCATATCACTCACTGCCAGGATGACACCGTTCTTCATGTTACCTGTAGGAGGGTCGTCACGGTGTTCATCATCAGAAATATCATCTAGTTCATCATCATGGCTGATCCTctgtcaaaatatataaaaaagtttGTATCTCATTTGCAATTTGTAACATGAATTAACATTAACAATTTATCATTCAAAACTAAATCCCCTAGCTGTAACAATTGGGTAACTCTGTTACCTTTTTATACTTATAACTAGTGTTTTCGACCCCATAAATTCTATTCCAATTGGCACAGTACATACCTCGCAATTACTTTGCCTTGTTGTGCTTAATTTCTTTTCCCCATTAAACAGCCTGACACGACATTTGGTTATTTTCACAAGTTCGCCATGGTTTATAGTGGTCACCATATCTTCCCATATCGCAAGTGTGCCTTGTCCACTGCTGTCTTTCACTACCAGTTCCTGAAATGGGACATCGTTATCTTGAACCCGCTTTGTCGTTGCTGGAGACACCTGTAAGCATTCAAAGAAATGTTTAATTAGTCTTAATCATACTATGTGGTTTACATGTATCTGATATAAGAACTCACATTTGAAATATAGGATATGAAAAATTGCATAATCAAATAAGAAATTGTGAAAACACAAAACtgttgaaaaataattaactgtattAGTCAATTGATATGTAGCATTAACAATTATCTTATGACTTTATATTTGCTAAAGGCCAATATACTTACAGAGATCACCTTCCCCTTAACTGTGGCAATGCTTTTTGCAGGTGAAGCTAGTATGTGTGAGATTGGACCCTCAGTTTCCTGTCCATGGAGTTTAGGTGCGCTAGCTTTTATTTCTGATGGTATCTCGAGGGGTTTTTGCCATTCCAACATCAGTCCTACTGGTTATTGAGATGAATGATTGACGAACAAGGGCATTCATGAGCATCACTCCCATTCCAGGAATGAACTTGGGTTTTTTGGTTACATCATAGCATGTTGCTGAAGCTGCTCCTGTCGAATCGGCAACGGTTAAGGAAAACTTTGCTTTATTTCCAGTACTTGTTGATTCTATGTCTCCAACTTCTAGTACGTTACATCTTATTGTGGCATTCACATCCTGTTGCAAGTTTCTCATTTCACATATCTTCATCATCTGTATAAATCATTTATAAcagtttcatcaatatttttgcAACACAAATacttcacatttttacacacatatcaatgcattactttttttaaaacttcTTTCACTATTGTACTACATTGTAagacattatttcattattcattattcataTCACATATAATTGCAATACTTTTAAAACTTGTTTCACCATTGTACTATATTGTAAagacattatttcattattcacaTCACATATAATTGCAACACTTTTTAAACTTGTTTCACCATTGTACTATATTGTAACTCATAATATCATTATTcacattctttttcataataTGCCAAATATCTACCTTACATGTCAATTAAAAGGGTACATCAGGAAGTAATTATCATtcatcattttgataattagaTCTTAAACGACTACACTCCTCTATAGCTTTGACAGAAGGAAATATCTTCTGTTCATTTAGAGCAAGAAGGTATAAACCATCAATACTCTTAACACGGCTTAAGGCGACATATCCCATGGCTGATTCAAAACAATTCATTTCCAATTGATATAGCAGCTTTCCTTAAAGAGGCACCTTGCACTTTATGTATAGTACATGCCCATGCTAAGATTAAGGGAAACTGTTCTCTAATTATTATTCTCTCCCATTACAAATGATTTCTTGACATATTGATTCAATTGCAATAGCATTATTGTAATGTTCATTTTGTAGAATTCCGCCAATTTTCAGGATCATCAAATTTAACATATACCAATCTGACATCATCATTAggttcattcatttgaaatgaTTCAACATATCCCATAGCCCCATTTACAAGCCCATATCTGGTATAGATGTTTCTAATCAACATAACTTTTGAACCTATGGAAAGGAGCAATTTTTTTGCATAATCCTCCAGCCTCACGATCATCTGAGGGGAAgtatattttcatcaataaaaTCATGTTTATTTCCAACATCATCAGGCGAAAAGTAGTGTTTTGCATGTATTTCAATTCGATTGTTTGGAAGTGAAGACTGCATACGAATGTTATGATTTTCAACTTGTTTAACAGTAGGAAACAAATGCAGAATAGAATCTAAAGGCAACGGTATTGGATGAATAAGTCTACTTTTCAAAGTATCAATATCAGTTGCTGTAAGAAGGCCTGTCCTAGCTCTATTAAGGAGAGCTGCATATGTTAAATTAGAAGATTGACGCACATTTTCATCAAGGAAAAATGGTTTATTAAAATTGCACCAAAGGTGCGAATTTTCAAATACAGGTTTTCCTTTAACAGGACGCAACTGTAGCAAATCACCAACAGTTATGACATTTAACCCTCCAAATAGCTTACTACAATCTTTTTATTGTCATTCATCTTCTATGAacataatcaaatattttggaGCTCACCATTGATATCTCATCTATAATGATGGAGTGTATGCTTGAAAATCTAGCTCGAAGTTGCTTCAGTTTTCTCCCtgacaattcaaaatattttggttGATTGCCATGCTGAACTGGGAGACATAGTGCTTGATGCAAAGTTATGCCATGGATATGTTTAGCTGCTGTTCCAGTTGGAGCACATACTTCAACTGGTGACTTACCAGTTACTATTGTTGTACAGCATTTAAGCCAATCTACTATAATGTTTGTTAAGTGACTTTTTCCAACACCACCAGAACCAgttataaaaatgtgaaatggttcttttgattttttattttgaaaatgatccATAATAAATTTCATTACTATCTTCTGACCCCTTGTTAGCTCATTTTATATTCTTGCTTAGCTGATCTCTTGAATAGTACATTAGTTGTAACTCATTTAGATACATCTTCTTCTTCATTAGAATCAGATAAACTATTTAAACCATTCTGGTGTTCATAATCATTTTCTATAATCAGTGAAGATGGCAGAGgcattgaaatatttgtgtgaATAATTTCTGATTCATTACAATTTTCATCTTCATGTGATGCCGAAATATTTGAGAAAGCCAATTCCATACGAGAACATTGAATAAAACGGATagcattttcaatttcatctGATAGTGTAACAGAACAGAGGTGTTGAATTGACATTTTTGTCTTGTTTCGATATGAAAGCTTCTCTAGCAGATTCATGGAACGTGTTATTATTTGTCTGAAGGATTTCACTTTCATATCTATGAGGTAAAAATGACAGTACTAAATTATAGAAATAGTCATCTGATGAGATAGAATATTTTGGTAATCTTATTACAATAGCCTTAACTCTTTTTCGCATAACAGTATCCTGAAATGGTTGAAGTAATCTAATACGTTCTTGTTTCATAGAATTAGATCGAACTGTAGGTTTAGAATCTGTACATTTTACATACCAT
The sequence above is drawn from the Argopecten irradians isolate NY unplaced genomic scaffold, Ai_NY scaffold_0246, whole genome shotgun sequence genome and encodes:
- the LOC138312198 gene encoding uncharacterized protein — translated: MLEWQKPLEIPSEIKASAPKLHGQETEGPISHILASPAKSIATVKGKVISVSPATTKRVQDNDVPFQELVVKDSSGQGTLAIWEDMVTTINHGELVKITKCRVRLFNGEKKLSTTRQSNCERISHDDELDDISDDEHRDDPPTGNMKNGVILAVSDMDPYLACNKPGCNNTKLLTVLEDEKYLMHCKNCNAKVAASNAGHYVRASIMVEFEDSQKNWLSSSPRLSSCLNLKIKNGMK